The DNA segment CGGCGCGGAGTGGACCACCACCTTCCAGTTGGAACCACTCCCCTCTCCTTTGTCACGCACGGACAGGATGCTGCCCGCGCTCTGGCCGTACTTCAGCCCGCCCACCCCACCTGCCAGCACCTCCACCCCGGGCTGGAGCGCGCGGGCATCTGTAAGGGCAAAGGACGCCAGCCCGTTCGCCGGGATGTGGATCAACGCGAGATCCATCCCCATGTCCTCACCGCTCCAGACGGTCCGGACCTCCTGGGTATAGAGCAGCCCACCTCCAGTGTAGGAAATGAGCCTCAGACCCTTGTCGTTCAGGCAATGGGCGGCGGTGAGGTAATAACCATCCGCGGCCACCGCGGCGGCGGAACCGATGCTGAAATCCCCGGCCTTGGAATTCGCCCTCATCGTGAACGATGTGGCGTGGAACTCGAAGTCGATGCGCGTGTCCCCGCCGACGAGGATGGCCGTCCTCTCACCAAGGTATTCACCCGCCCCGGGCTTTCCGATTCTCCGGTCCTTCCACAGCACAACGCTCTCCTCCTTGCGCTGGTGGATCACCTTTGTCCCCACGGAGTCCAGCCCCACCTGCATGCAGGAGGTGAGGGACACCCCGCAGAGTGCAGCCAAAAGGACCGTCATTTCCGGTTTTCCAGCCATGAACGGATGAAACACCGAACGGCCCTCCCCCTCAATCCCTATCGCTCGGTCGTCGATCTGAAATCACTGGCAAACTGACGTCTCCTTGCGGTCCGACCGCTTTCCCGATAGACGCCGGAATGGTGAAAATCCTCCCGGCCTTTATCGCACTCATCTGCGGCCTCGCGATCGGCTGGATTGCCCGCGGCCCAGGCGATATCAAAAGCGCCACCACCGCCGCCGATTCACCCTCCCGCAAAACCCAGCGACCCACGCCGGCCCGCACCCGCTCGGTTCACCCCACAGCCGGTTCCGTTTCGCCCGCCACCCTGACGGAAAAACTCTCCGCCAGCAGCCAGCCCGAGCGGCGGCAATGGCTCGATCAGATCGACGCCAGCAACTGGCGCGCCTATCTCGACGGAGCCCTTTCCGATGAGGGTGCTTCCCGCAACCTGCTCACCGAACCCAACATCGAAAACCTCGAATTCCTCCACCGCATCGGTGAAATTTCGAAAGAGGAAGGAGTGCGCGTCCTGCTCGACAGAAAACTCCACTTCGCCGCCGCCGAAGCCATGGAAGGCTGGGCGACCCTGGAACCCCGCGCCGCCTTCATCTGGGTGACGGATGCCGCGGGAAAAAACACCAATCTGGAAAACAGCCCGGTTTATGTGAAAGCCGCCGGAGCGATGGTCGATGTCGACTTCAACGAAGTCTGGAAGCATGTCCGGATGATTCCAGAGTCGCTCGCCAAGGAATTCATCCGCCGGAAAGGGGTCGCCGAAATGGACCGGATCCTCCTCCACTACTGGACCTCGCCGGAAGACAACCGCCTGCCCCGCGAGGATTTTCTACCCCTCAATCACGTCTTCTGGGATTGGCGACGTACGGCCGAGGCTTTTTACCACCTGGAAATCACTTCTTCCAATGGAGAAGACAAATTCCAGGCTTACCGACGGAATTTACTGGAAATCAACAACCGGCTTCTTGCCCAGCCGCTCCGCCCCGAAATCCGGCAGGCGGTCGAGCGCCGCAATGGACAACTGATTCGCAACATGGCAGCTCCCACCCATTGAATTGCATGCAAAAATAGCTGGCAGCGGAACGTAGTTTGTTTAGAACACGAACAATGGCTACCCAAACCCTTTCCTCCGTACCCAACAAGAGAGCCGCCTATCTGGCGCTCGCCGCAGCCTTCCTCGGCTGGCTTTTCGATGGCTTTGAAATCGGGCTATTCCCCGTCGTCGCGCGCCCCGCGCTCAGAGACATGCTCGGGGATGTCCCGAACCTCGAAGGGCAGGTCGGCCAATGGATGGGCATCATCACCGCCGCGTTCCTGGTCGGTGCCGCGCTCGGCGGGGCGGCGTTCGGCTGGTTGGGTGACAGGATCGGACGGGTGCGCGCGATGTCCTTCAGCATCCTCTGCTACTCCCTGTTCAGCGGGGCCGGATACTTCGCCCAAAGCCCTGAACACCTCGCCATCTTCCGGTTCATCGCGGCGCTTGGCATGGGCGGCGAATGGGCGCTGGGCGTCGCCCTGGTGATGGAGGTCTGGCCGGAGAAGCACCGCCCATGGCTGGCCGGTGCCATCGGCGCGGCTGCCAATATCGGGATGGTCATCGTGGGCGTGATCGCCCTTTACGTGGAAGTGACGGAAG comes from the Luteolibacter sp. SL250 genome and includes:
- a CDS encoding serine protease, which produces MTVLLAALCGVSLTSCMQVGLDSVGTKVIHQRKEESVVLWKDRRIGKPGAGEYLGERTAILVGGDTRIDFEFHATSFTMRANSKAGDFSIGSAAAVAADGYYLTAAHCLNDKGLRLISYTGGGLLYTQEVRTVWSGEDMGMDLALIHIPANGLASFALTDARALQPGVEVLAGGVGGLKYGQSAGSILSVRDKGEGSGSNWKVVVHSAPLIQGDSGGPVMNGAGTLVGVTSTGGAFGLGLPGIQWVHAYRAGAIWVDPVWIRGVISADRRSQRAEGGPVFRVKPVPPGRFPRSGS